In a single window of the Vitis vinifera cultivar Pinot Noir 40024 chromosome 6, ASM3070453v1 genome:
- the LOC100241109 gene encoding probable serine/threonine-protein kinase PBL18 — protein sequence MGNCCRRPAKCAHASSTHFSVQSDRTKPPSKANKDSTSSSQHTPFGTLNKILVSSKSDISASNSVKDFSFNDLKNASKNFRSESLLGEGGFGCVFKGWLDENTLAPTKPGTGMVVAIKKLKTESFQGHKEWLAEVNYLGQLHHENLVKLIGYCSESENRLLVYEFMSKGSLENHLFKKGVQPITWATRMSIAIDVAQGISFLHSLDANVIYRDLKASNILLDSDFKAKLSDFGLARDGPTGDNTHVSTRVVGTRGYAAPEYVATGHLTPKSDVYSFGVVLLELLSGRRAMDDEKAGGVEETLVDWAKPFLSDNRRVLRIMDTRLGGQYSKKGAQAAASLALQCLHTDPKNRPLMTDVLAALERLPTSKDIPRTPSPRVEYHIMKHSSNPGHTHKATAGATNLV from the exons ATGGGGAATTGCTGCAGAAGACCTGCTAAATGTGCCCATGCTTCTTCGACTCACTTTTCTGTCCAGTCTG ATCGTACAAAGCCTCCCAGTAAGGCAAATAAGGATTCAACTTCTTCCAGCCAGCATACACCTTTTGGAACCTTGAACAAAATTTTGGTATCATCCAAAAGTGATATATCTGCCTCCAATAGTGTCAAGGACTTTAGCTTCAATGATCTCAAGAATGCCTCCAAGAACTTCCGCTCAGAAAGCCTTCTTGGTGAGGGAGGATTTGGGTGTGTTTTCAAAGGCTGGCTTGATGAGAACACTTTAGCTCCCACCAAACCTGGGACGGGGATGGTAGTGGCCATCAAGAAACTCAAGACAGAAAGCTTTCAAGGCCACAAGGAATGGCTT GCGGAAGTAAACTACTTAGGTCAGCTTCACCATGAAAATCTCGTGAAACTCATCGGGTATTGCTCAGAGTCTGAGAATAGACTTCTGGTATATGAGTTTATGTCAAAGGGaagtttggaaaatcatttattCAAAA AAGGTGTTCAACCAATAACTTGGGCTACACGGATGAGTATCGCTATTGATGTTGCACAAGGAATATCCTTCTTACATAGTTTAGATGCTAACGTAATCTACCGTGATTTAAAAGCTTCCAACATTCTGCTTGATTCG GATTTTAAAGCAAAGCTTTCAGATTTTGGCTTAGCAAGGGATGGTCCTACTGGAGATAACACTCATGTTTCAACCAGAGTTGTGGGAACTCGGGGTTATGCTGCCCCTGAATATGTTGCAACAG GTCATTTAACCCCAAAGAGTGATGTATATAGCTTTGGGGTAGTCTTGTTAGAGCTGCTATCAGGTAGAAGAGCAATGGATGATGAGAAGGCTGGGGGTGTTGAAGAAACTCTAGTAGACTGGGCAAAACCTTTTCTTAGTGACAACAGGCGAGTTCTGAGAATCATGGATACTCGGTTGGGTGGTCAGTACTCGAAGAAAGGAGCTCAAGCTGCAGCATCACTTGCATTGCAGTGCCTCCACACAGACCCCAAAAACCGGCCACTTATGACAGATGTTCTAGCCGCACTGGAGCGACTTCCCACATCAAAGGACATTCCTAGGACCCCATCGCCTAGGGTAGAATATCACATTATGAAGCATTCATCAAATCCCGGTCACACTCACAAGGCAACAGCCGGAGCCACAAACTTGGTATGA